In Chitinophaga nivalis, a single genomic region encodes these proteins:
- a CDS encoding type I polyketide synthase has product MKNNQKYTGLEIAIIGVACRLPGAGNWREYWNNLVNGTSSIQVLTDQELLAAGVDEKTIRQPNFVKAKASLKGKELFDAAFFDYLPGEARLMNPVHRIFHECVWEALEDAGYNPEQMNELISLYAGAGDDLNWRISALQQNQQQDIDNFTLDLISSKEHLTTLISYKLNLKGPSLFVNTACSTSLTAVNMACKSLLLGEANMALAGGVTIGTQQRDGYLHQEGMIFSSDGHCRAFDKDASGTVNSEGAGVVLLKRLSDALNDGDQIYAVIKGTALNNDGNRKVGYTAPSVEGQAACIRTAHKFARVEPDSISYIETHGTGTRLGDPIEIEALNIAFNRNKAHRCAIGSVKSNIGHSDNTAGIAGLIKAALSLKYKTIPPSLDYKTPNPGIDFENGPFYVNTSLQSWERSGDAPLRAGVSSFGIGGTNAHAILEEAPEADPGDAGRPYKLLTLSARTEAALGRYADLLKNFLQQEPATDPANLAYTLQAGRKHFTYRKAVLYKDTEELLALLESGKLKEQVTKSKDNANAVVFLFSGQGSQYAGMGKDLYEAEPVFREYLDKGFAIVQTLTGEDFKNIVFNDTTGRINETKFAQPVIFLLEYALAQLLLSWGIVPQQMIGHSIGEYVAACISGIFSFEDALKIVVQRGALMNSLPGGTMLSVPLKEEEARIYLDENIFLAAVNGPEQVVFSGETPAIEALKARLDEADISHITLHTSHAFHSGMQDPILEAFREVLASVTFGKMQLPFISNLTGKEITAAEATTPAYWVRHLRETVRFSDGVKTLLALKEDWTFLEVGAGQSLVALLKQQPARVRPVAFNLLRPAKEKENDLKYLTVRIGQLWQQGLTFDWKGYYRFEKRNRISLPTYAFEKVSYPAEVNPFDNDLVRELYALDPQPQQAAAAQVEEQPVVPVKRAERPDLPTSYIPPATNAEERLKGIFERFFGIDDIGVEDDFFELGGDSLKGMVLLKRIKNEFNVELSLKDFFGMQTIRQIGANIDELNLLPVSEQVITRKTITI; this is encoded by the coding sequence ATGAAAAATAATCAAAAGTACACAGGATTAGAAATCGCCATTATAGGAGTGGCATGCCGTTTACCGGGTGCCGGTAACTGGCGGGAATACTGGAATAATTTAGTGAACGGAACCTCCTCCATTCAGGTTTTAACCGATCAGGAATTGCTGGCAGCAGGTGTGGATGAAAAAACCATCCGGCAGCCCAATTTTGTAAAAGCAAAAGCTTCCCTGAAAGGAAAAGAACTGTTTGATGCGGCCTTCTTTGATTATCTCCCCGGAGAAGCCCGGTTAATGAATCCGGTACACCGTATTTTTCATGAATGTGTATGGGAAGCGTTGGAAGATGCCGGTTACAATCCGGAACAGATGAATGAGCTGATCAGCCTGTACGCCGGCGCCGGAGATGATCTCAACTGGCGTATCAGTGCCCTGCAGCAAAACCAGCAACAGGATATCGATAATTTTACGCTGGATCTCATCAGCAGCAAAGAGCACCTGACTACCCTCATCTCTTATAAATTAAACCTCAAAGGGCCTTCCCTTTTTGTCAATACCGCCTGTTCCACTTCTTTGACAGCAGTGAACATGGCCTGTAAGAGTTTACTCCTCGGCGAAGCCAACATGGCTTTGGCCGGCGGTGTTACCATCGGTACCCAGCAACGTGATGGTTACCTGCACCAGGAAGGCATGATCTTCTCTTCCGATGGTCATTGCCGCGCATTCGACAAAGATGCCAGCGGTACCGTGAACAGTGAAGGCGCTGGTGTGGTGCTGTTAAAAAGACTGAGCGATGCCCTCAATGATGGCGACCAGATATATGCTGTGATCAAAGGCACTGCTCTCAATAATGACGGCAACCGGAAAGTAGGGTATACTGCCCCGAGCGTGGAAGGCCAGGCTGCCTGTATCCGCACGGCGCACAAGTTCGCCCGCGTAGAACCGGATTCCATCAGCTATATTGAAACACATGGTACCGGTACCCGCCTGGGAGATCCGATCGAAATAGAAGCACTCAACATCGCCTTTAACCGGAACAAAGCGCATCGCTGTGCCATTGGTTCGGTGAAAAGTAACATCGGCCACTCCGATAATACGGCAGGTATTGCCGGCCTGATTAAAGCCGCGCTGTCCCTGAAATATAAAACCATTCCACCCAGCCTGGATTATAAAACACCCAATCCCGGTATCGACTTTGAGAACGGACCGTTTTATGTGAATACCTCCCTGCAATCCTGGGAACGCAGCGGAGATGCACCGTTACGCGCGGGTGTCAGCTCTTTTGGTATCGGTGGCACCAATGCCCACGCCATTCTGGAAGAAGCGCCGGAAGCCGATCCGGGAGATGCCGGCCGGCCGTATAAATTACTCACCCTGTCTGCCCGGACAGAAGCGGCATTGGGCCGGTATGCCGACCTGCTGAAAAATTTCCTGCAACAGGAGCCTGCAACAGATCCTGCCAACCTGGCCTATACGCTGCAGGCAGGCCGGAAGCACTTTACCTACCGTAAAGCAGTGCTCTATAAAGATACCGAAGAACTCCTGGCATTACTGGAATCCGGTAAGCTGAAAGAACAGGTTACCAAAAGCAAAGACAACGCAAATGCAGTCGTATTCCTGTTTTCCGGACAAGGTTCGCAATACGCCGGCATGGGCAAAGACCTGTACGAGGCTGAACCGGTATTCCGCGAATACCTGGATAAAGGTTTTGCCATCGTGCAAACCCTGACAGGTGAAGACTTTAAAAATATTGTATTCAACGATACTACTGGCCGCATCAATGAAACCAAATTTGCGCAGCCGGTGATCTTCCTGCTGGAATATGCACTGGCCCAGCTGTTGTTGTCCTGGGGTATTGTACCGCAGCAGATGATCGGACACAGTATAGGCGAGTACGTAGCCGCCTGTATCAGCGGTATTTTCTCTTTTGAAGATGCCCTGAAAATAGTGGTACAACGCGGTGCGCTGATGAACAGCCTGCCGGGTGGCACTATGTTGAGTGTGCCCCTGAAAGAAGAAGAAGCCCGCATCTACCTGGATGAAAACATTTTCCTGGCTGCCGTGAATGGCCCGGAACAAGTCGTGTTCTCCGGTGAAACGCCTGCTATTGAAGCCTTGAAAGCCCGGTTGGATGAGGCGGATATTTCTCATATCACGCTCCATACTTCCCATGCATTCCATTCCGGTATGCAGGATCCTATCCTCGAAGCTTTCCGGGAAGTGCTGGCCTCCGTGACTTTCGGAAAAATGCAGTTGCCGTTTATCTCCAATTTAACCGGTAAGGAAATTACCGCTGCAGAAGCGACTACGCCTGCCTATTGGGTACGCCACCTGCGGGAAACCGTTCGTTTTTCCGATGGCGTAAAAACATTGCTGGCCCTGAAAGAAGACTGGACTTTCCTGGAAGTAGGAGCGGGACAGTCGCTCGTGGCGCTGCTGAAACAACAGCCCGCCCGCGTACGCCCGGTAGCCTTCAACCTCTTACGTCCGGCTAAGGAAAAAGAAAACGATCTGAAATACCTGACCGTACGTATCGGCCAGCTGTGGCAACAGGGCCTGACCTTCGACTGGAAAGGTTACTACCGCTTCGAAAAAAGAAACCGTATCTCTTTACCTACCTATGCTTTTGAAAAAGTAAGTTATCCTGCGGAAGTAAATCCGTTTGATAATGACCTGGTAAGAGAACTCTATGCCCTGGATCCGCAGCCCCAGCAAGCGGCAGCAGCGCAGGTGGAAGAACAACCGGTAGTGCCGGTGAAAAGAGCCGAACGGCCTGATTTACCGACCAGCTATATACCACCTGCTACCAATGCGGAAGAACGGCTCAAAGGTATTTTTGAACGCTTCTTTGGTATAGATGATATCGGCGTGGAAGATGACTTTTTTGAACTGGGAGGAGATTCCCTCAAAGGAATGGTGCTGCTGAAAAGGATCAAAAATGAATTTAATGTGGAGTTATCGTTAAAAGATTTCTTCGGCATGCAAACGATCCGGCAGATAGGCGCCAACATCGATGAACTCAATTTGTTGCCTGTGAGCGAGCAGGTTATCACCAGAAAGACTATTACAATATGA
- a CDS encoding non-ribosomal peptide synthetase, which translates to MKDVLSILSSLKSKGLAIDMDDTGLNIRLNGPLSALTASDKAQLKDHKAAILDFIKAERKKKQQQAAGNIPRIADQPLYVLSNAQRRLWVLSQFEEGSVAYNIPGIHVFEGTLDNVALETAFNRLLQRHESLRTIFRQDEAGVVWQQVLPADATGFYVEHQDLQGVPETEQPLKALLQDFCIRPFDLATGPLIRVVVYRIAPQKWVCCYVLHHIVSDGWSMGILLQELLQYYAAHIAGEAFPLAPLAIQYRDYAAWQQGLLAGDALQAHKAYWLEQFSGSLPVLDLPLDFPRSAIKTYNGGLVTHTIAPDISQGLHQLCREQGATLFMGLLAVLNSLLHRYTQQEDIIIGTPIAGREQAELEDQIGLYLNTLALRTQFSGDDTFLQLLQQIRQVTLAAYDHQAYPFDELVEALPLQREMSRSALFDVMLILQNHAAGQAPDPAQTGGLQVSGYNGMEHLSSKFDLSFNFLETTNGTLQMAIEYNRDLFGESTIARIATCFTQLLTVAVHQPDTAVNRLPVLSEATIQQLLTSYNDTAADFPADRSIVSLFEEQVQATPDKTALIFENIQLTYRELNEQANRLARFLQTTYGVQPGMLVGIQCARSEWQVITVLGILKAGGAYVPVDMAYPAQRIAHIVADSQCKVLVNEEVLAAFKAVSHAYTPDNLQVDIAADQLAYVMYTSGSTGQPKGVMVEQRSVVRLVKGANYYRFTGDEIWLATSAAAFDVTTLEYWGALLHGGKLVLCTQDVLLDTTQLAAVLQEQQISIVWFTAGWLHQLIEEDLEMFRGLKTILAGGDKLSPDHINALHARYPELEIINGYGPTENTTFSLTYRITSALSDIPIGKPVSNSTVYILDPLQQLSLPGAIGEICVGGYGLSQGYLNNPALTAEKFVANPLVPGTLMYKTGDLGRWLPDGNIAFAGRKDDQVKIRGFRIEPGEIENTLLAYPPVEAAIVVVRTDAAGEKQLVAYVTGKEQLDITALRAALGQTLPAYMIPAYFMQLEQLPLTPNGKTDRHNLPDPVGTAVLSAVTYIAPRNATEQQLAAIWTEVLSRTDIGVKDNFFDLGGHSLKATRLAGRIYQAFEVKLALKELFINPVLEQQAALISKSLKTAYIAIPQAQEQTYYPLASAQQRLFFLQELTPDSLAYNMPMIHYLGHTIDRPRMRTALQRLVARHESFRTAFVYVEGALMQQVHPEVPVVLEEYSCVQADFEACMNAFIRPFALNTAPLLRAAIVHVKELGYVWIADLHHVISDGTSHQILMDDFLQLYQGIELPPLRLQYRDFALWQRDRLENGAQETQLAYWKSRLAGGIPKLNFPTDYARPAAFTYEGDTHVFTIPAALTAKIREFGRQQQGTLQMTLLAALNILLYKYTGQDDVLIGCPIANRHHADLDKIVGMFMNTLIMRTSIDGEQPFTDYYRQLVADSITAYEHQDVQFEELVDHLRVERDPSRNPVFDVVMMVQNFATGAIDGSALLGADTAALDKLAWGGLKVSKFDMSWLVAEWETEIEIHLVYYSAIFHPDTIRRLSGHFLQILEVVLAQPQIALSRINMVTAAEEQQLLTSFVQGAHLEYVHPCTLHELFEKKYQQQPDAIAVIDNGITLTYRQLNEQANQLARFLLEETGLQREDRVGVLMTRCKELIISFVGILKAGGVYVPMDRNSPEDRLHYVTLDAGLHTLLTIESLLPVSLRLQERSDILGHVVCMNKEVADITSTVPAGKKRYDLRHLRATDPGPLALQVSRDNLAYIIYTSGSTGQPKGVMIEHGAIVNLFEASMHLFHSENGGVVPLLASNVFDLSVYECIYPLISGGTAVMPDEDRMKDVAWIAEKVKEVNMLHAVPVLMQQVVNYIQAAGTHQDYLGVEYAFAGGEPVTEHLLRGVREVFPNVKTCGLYGPTESTLFITHNIHTYKDVYLSGGSSIGIPNPNTRIYIVDDHLQLLPVGVVGELCVGGPILARGYLNKPELTAEKFIPDPFVPGERIYKTGDLAKWLPDGSLVFLGRKDLQVKVRGYRIETGEIESHLLRHPDIWEAVVMAKPNKMGELELVAYIVGNSTLNTSLLRAYLGNVLPAYMVPDYYVLLPVLPLSPNGKVDRKRLPDPEGMSMETGVEYVAPKNETEEQLVSIWKEILGDKKIGVNDNFFDLGGNSLKIVRMVELMNKQFNKKIPVVVAFRFPNISALANHLFTDETVAVAALDEGIGAAVDVMDQTLHLLNHHTHEK; encoded by the coding sequence ATGAAAGACGTTTTATCCATACTGTCATCACTTAAGTCTAAAGGCCTCGCCATTGACATGGATGACACAGGCCTCAATATCCGCTTAAATGGTCCTTTAAGCGCGCTGACTGCATCCGACAAAGCACAGCTCAAAGACCACAAAGCCGCTATTCTCGATTTTATTAAGGCAGAGCGGAAAAAGAAACAGCAACAGGCCGCCGGCAATATTCCCCGTATTGCAGATCAGCCGTTGTATGTGTTGTCTAATGCGCAGCGCCGCCTGTGGGTACTCAGCCAGTTTGAAGAGGGCAGTGTGGCCTATAATATTCCGGGCATCCATGTGTTTGAAGGAACACTGGATAATGTGGCGTTGGAAACAGCCTTCAACCGGCTGTTACAACGGCATGAAAGTCTCCGCACCATCTTCCGGCAGGATGAAGCCGGCGTGGTATGGCAACAGGTATTGCCGGCGGATGCCACCGGATTTTATGTAGAACACCAGGATCTGCAGGGAGTGCCGGAAACGGAACAGCCATTGAAAGCCCTGTTGCAGGACTTTTGCATCCGGCCCTTTGACCTGGCAACAGGTCCGCTGATCCGTGTGGTGGTATACCGCATCGCGCCGCAGAAATGGGTGTGCTGTTATGTATTGCATCACATTGTCAGCGATGGCTGGTCGATGGGTATTTTACTGCAGGAATTATTGCAGTATTATGCGGCACACATCGCCGGTGAAGCATTTCCGCTGGCGCCACTGGCTATCCAGTACCGGGATTACGCCGCCTGGCAGCAGGGATTGCTGGCAGGAGACGCCTTACAGGCACACAAAGCCTACTGGCTGGAGCAGTTCAGCGGCAGTTTGCCCGTGCTGGACCTGCCCCTGGATTTTCCACGCAGCGCCATCAAAACCTATAACGGCGGATTGGTGACCCATACCATTGCGCCCGACATCAGTCAGGGGCTGCACCAGCTTTGCCGCGAACAGGGCGCTACCTTGTTTATGGGACTGCTGGCTGTACTCAACAGTTTATTACATCGTTATACCCAACAGGAAGATATTATTATCGGCACCCCGATTGCCGGGCGTGAACAGGCCGAACTGGAAGACCAGATTGGTTTGTACCTGAATACCCTCGCGCTGAGAACACAGTTCAGCGGAGACGATACTTTCCTGCAGCTGCTACAGCAGATCCGGCAGGTTACCCTGGCAGCCTACGATCATCAGGCCTACCCGTTTGATGAACTCGTTGAGGCGTTGCCGTTACAACGGGAGATGAGCCGCAGCGCCTTGTTTGATGTGATGCTGATTCTGCAGAACCATGCCGCAGGCCAGGCGCCCGATCCGGCGCAGACAGGCGGACTGCAGGTAAGCGGCTATAATGGCATGGAGCACCTGTCCAGCAAATTTGATCTCTCTTTCAATTTCCTGGAAACGACCAATGGTACGTTACAGATGGCGATTGAATATAACCGGGACCTGTTTGGTGAAAGCACGATTGCCCGCATTGCCACCTGCTTTACGCAGTTGCTGACAGTGGCAGTACACCAGCCGGATACGGCAGTGAACCGGCTGCCTGTGTTGAGTGAAGCCACCATACAACAGTTACTGACCAGCTATAATGATACCGCTGCCGACTTTCCGGCCGATCGTTCCATTGTTTCCCTGTTTGAAGAACAGGTACAGGCAACGCCGGACAAGACAGCGCTTATCTTTGAAAATATACAACTTACCTACCGGGAGCTGAATGAACAGGCAAACCGCCTGGCGCGGTTCCTGCAAACCACTTATGGCGTGCAACCTGGCATGCTGGTAGGCATCCAGTGTGCCCGCAGCGAATGGCAGGTGATTACCGTATTAGGTATCCTGAAAGCCGGTGGCGCCTATGTGCCGGTAGATATGGCCTATCCGGCGCAACGCATCGCCCATATTGTGGCCGACAGCCAATGTAAGGTACTGGTGAATGAAGAAGTACTGGCAGCCTTTAAAGCGGTCAGCCACGCCTATACGCCGGACAACCTGCAGGTGGATATCGCCGCAGACCAGCTGGCCTACGTGATGTATACCTCTGGTTCCACCGGACAGCCCAAAGGCGTGATGGTGGAGCAACGCAGCGTGGTACGTTTGGTGAAAGGCGCCAACTACTACCGCTTCACCGGCGACGAAATATGGCTGGCTACATCCGCCGCCGCTTTTGACGTAACAACGCTCGAGTACTGGGGCGCCTTGCTGCATGGCGGCAAGCTGGTACTCTGCACACAGGATGTACTGCTGGACACTACCCAGCTGGCAGCAGTGCTGCAGGAACAGCAGATCAGCATCGTCTGGTTTACGGCCGGCTGGCTGCATCAGCTGATTGAAGAAGACCTGGAAATGTTCCGTGGTCTGAAAACCATCCTGGCCGGTGGCGATAAATTATCGCCCGATCATATCAACGCCTTGCATGCCCGTTATCCGGAGCTGGAAATCATCAACGGATACGGCCCTACAGAAAATACAACGTTCTCTTTAACCTACCGGATTACCAGTGCGCTGAGCGATATTCCTATCGGGAAACCGGTCAGCAACAGCACCGTGTATATCCTCGATCCGTTGCAGCAGTTATCGCTGCCGGGCGCCATCGGAGAAATCTGTGTAGGCGGATATGGCTTATCGCAGGGATACCTGAATAATCCCGCGCTGACGGCGGAAAAGTTTGTCGCCAATCCGCTGGTGCCAGGTACGCTGATGTATAAAACCGGTGACCTGGGTCGCTGGCTGCCGGATGGCAATATTGCCTTTGCCGGCCGGAAAGATGACCAGGTAAAGATCCGCGGATTCCGAATTGAACCGGGAGAAATTGAAAATACCTTACTGGCCTATCCGCCGGTGGAAGCGGCTATTGTGGTCGTACGCACCGATGCCGCCGGAGAAAAGCAGCTGGTCGCCTATGTAACAGGCAAGGAACAATTGGATATTACCGCACTGCGGGCCGCGCTGGGACAAACCCTGCCTGCCTATATGATACCGGCTTACTTTATGCAGCTGGAGCAGCTGCCCCTGACGCCCAACGGTAAAACAGACCGGCACAATCTGCCGGACCCGGTAGGTACAGCCGTACTTTCTGCGGTTACCTATATCGCGCCGCGGAACGCCACAGAACAACAGCTGGCCGCTATCTGGACAGAAGTCCTGAGCAGAACAGACATCGGCGTAAAAGACAACTTCTTCGACCTGGGAGGCCACAGTTTGAAAGCCACCCGGTTGGCCGGCCGGATCTATCAGGCGTTTGAAGTGAAATTAGCCCTGAAAGAGCTGTTTATTAACCCGGTGCTGGAGCAGCAGGCAGCCCTGATCAGTAAGAGCCTTAAAACGGCTTATATCGCTATTCCGCAGGCACAGGAGCAGACGTATTATCCATTGGCATCAGCACAGCAACGGTTGTTTTTCCTACAGGAGCTTACGCCAGACAGCCTGGCTTACAATATGCCCATGATACATTATCTGGGCCACACCATTGACAGGCCGCGCATGAGAACTGCGCTGCAACGGCTGGTAGCCCGCCATGAAAGCTTCCGTACGGCTTTCGTGTATGTAGAGGGCGCCCTGATGCAACAGGTGCATCCGGAAGTACCCGTGGTACTGGAAGAATATAGCTGTGTGCAGGCAGATTTCGAAGCCTGCATGAATGCCTTCATCCGCCCGTTTGCACTGAACACGGCGCCTTTATTACGGGCGGCCATTGTGCACGTGAAAGAGCTGGGGTATGTATGGATAGCAGACCTGCACCATGTGATTTCAGATGGTACTTCCCATCAGATACTGATGGATGATTTCCTGCAGTTATACCAGGGTATTGAGCTGCCGCCTTTACGCCTGCAGTACCGCGACTTCGCCCTGTGGCAGCGCGACCGGCTGGAAAACGGCGCACAGGAAACGCAGCTGGCCTACTGGAAATCCAGACTGGCAGGCGGTATTCCCAAACTGAATTTCCCTACGGATTATGCCCGTCCGGCTGCCTTTACCTATGAAGGAGATACCCATGTGTTTACCATCCCGGCGGCGCTTACCGCGAAGATCCGGGAGTTTGGCCGGCAACAGCAGGGTACCCTGCAAATGACCTTGCTGGCAGCACTGAATATACTTTTGTACAAATATACCGGCCAGGATGACGTATTGATTGGCTGCCCGATTGCCAACCGGCACCATGCCGATCTGGACAAGATCGTAGGCATGTTTATGAATACGTTGATCATGCGTACCTCCATAGATGGAGAGCAACCATTTACCGACTATTACCGACAGCTGGTGGCCGACAGCATTACCGCCTATGAACACCAGGACGTACAGTTTGAAGAACTGGTAGACCACCTGCGGGTAGAACGCGATCCATCGCGCAACCCGGTGTTTGATGTGGTGATGATGGTACAGAATTTTGCGACCGGTGCGATTGATGGTTCCGCCTTGCTGGGCGCAGATACCGCTGCTTTGGATAAACTGGCCTGGGGTGGCCTGAAAGTCAGCAAGTTTGATATGTCGTGGCTGGTGGCAGAATGGGAAACGGAAATAGAAATACACCTGGTATACTATTCCGCGATCTTCCATCCGGATACTATCCGCCGCCTGAGCGGCCATTTCCTGCAGATACTGGAAGTGGTACTGGCGCAGCCGCAGATTGCCCTGTCGCGTATCAATATGGTGACGGCGGCAGAAGAACAACAGTTACTAACCAGCTTCGTGCAGGGCGCACACCTGGAATACGTACATCCGTGTACGTTACACGAACTGTTTGAGAAAAAATATCAACAGCAGCCGGACGCGATTGCCGTTATCGATAATGGCATTACGCTCACCTACCGGCAACTGAATGAACAGGCGAATCAGCTGGCGCGTTTCTTACTGGAAGAAACCGGCCTGCAACGGGAAGACCGCGTAGGCGTGCTGATGACCCGTTGTAAAGAACTGATCATCTCTTTTGTAGGCATCCTGAAAGCCGGTGGGGTATATGTACCCATGGACCGTAATTCACCGGAAGACCGCCTGCATTACGTAACCCTGGATGCCGGACTGCATACGCTGCTGACCATAGAAAGCTTGCTGCCGGTTAGTCTCCGACTGCAGGAACGCAGCGATATCCTGGGGCATGTGGTATGTATGAATAAGGAAGTGGCGGATATTACCAGCACAGTTCCTGCCGGTAAAAAACGCTATGACCTGCGTCACCTGCGTGCAACAGATCCCGGCCCGTTGGCGTTGCAGGTAAGCCGCGACAACCTGGCCTATATCATTTATACCTCCGGTTCTACCGGGCAGCCTAAAGGCGTGATGATTGAACACGGCGCGATTGTCAATCTGTTTGAGGCCAGCATGCACCTTTTCCATTCCGAAAATGGCGGGGTCGTGCCTTTACTGGCATCCAACGTATTTGACCTGTCGGTGTATGAATGTATTTATCCGTTGATATCCGGTGGTACTGCCGTTATGCCGGACGAAGACCGGATGAAGGATGTGGCGTGGATAGCAGAAAAAGTCAAAGAGGTAAACATGCTGCATGCAGTACCGGTATTGATGCAGCAGGTAGTCAACTATATTCAGGCCGCCGGCACACACCAGGATTATCTGGGCGTGGAATATGCCTTCGCAGGCGGGGAGCCGGTAACAGAACACCTGTTGCGCGGCGTCCGGGAAGTATTCCCGAATGTGAAAACATGCGGGTTGTATGGTCCTACGGAAAGTACCCTTTTCATTACGCACAATATACACACCTACAAGGATGTGTATTTAAGCGGCGGTTCTTCTATCGGTATTCCCAACCCCAATACCCGTATCTATATTGTGGATGATCACCTGCAATTATTGCCTGTGGGCGTGGTAGGCGAACTGTGTGTAGGCGGGCCGATACTGGCAAGAGGTTACCTGAATAAACCCGAATTGACAGCGGAGAAATTTATTCCGGATCCTTTTGTGCCGGGAGAACGTATCTATAAAACCGGAGACCTGGCTAAATGGCTGCCCGATGGTAGTCTTGTTTTCCTGGGCCGGAAAGATCTGCAGGTGAAAGTGCGTGGTTACCGGATAGAAACCGGCGAAATAGAAAGCCATTTACTGCGTCATCCGGATATCTGGGAAGCGGTGGTGATGGCCAAGCCCAATAAAATGGGAGAGTTGGAATTAGTAGCTTATATTGTAGGGAATTCCACGTTGAATACATCATTGTTGCGGGCATATTTAGGGAATGTTTTGCCAGCTTATATGGTTCCAGATTATTATGTGCTGCTACCTGTTTTACCGTTATCCCCAAATGGAAAAGTAGACAGGAAGCGGTTACCAGACCCCGAAGGCATGAGCATGGAAACAGGTGTGGAGTATGTAGCCCCCAAAAATGAAACGGAAGAGCAGCTGGTATCCATCTGGAAAGAAATACTGGGCGATAAGAAAATCGGTGTGAATGATAATTTCTTTGACCTGGGTGGAAATTCGTTGAAAATAGTACGGATGGTGGAACTGATGAACAAGCAGTTTAATAAAAAAATACCTGTTGTTGTAGCCTTCAGGTTCCCCAATATCAGTGCGCTAGCTAACCATTTATTTACAGATGAAACTGTCGCTGTTGCAGCCTTGGACGAGGGTATAGGCGCTGCTGTTGACGTTATGGACCAAACACTTCACTTATTAAATCACCACACGCATGAAAAATAA